CCAACTCTTGTTGGCTTCCTAGAAGATACATCAGCAGACATGTTTGAGTtatgattttcttttgatcgatTCCAAATACGAGAAACAGTTGAAACAGACGTCTTGAATATACCAGCAACTCTTGGTATGGAACCTCTTTTAACTCTTCCATTATTGCTATGGGTTAACAGATATTGATAGATACCTAAACGTTCATCATTTTTGAGTTCTCTTGATGCTCTTATTATTGGATTATTAAGAACCATGTCGTCATATCTTGGTACTGCCTCTTCATCACTAGTATTGGATGCTACTTCTTCATCACTCGTTTCTTCAACATCAGAATTTGATAAAGAAATGTAAGCTTGAGTATTTTCCATGGAAGTATCCATTCTAAAGGGAAGAGGAAAAAATGAACATAAGGAATTGAAAGAGATGAAAGAATAATTGGGGTTTATAAACAAATTGAAAAGAACAGGAGCGAAataatttttgttaagaaaatttaAATTTTGAATAGGTTTTCAAGTGACGCTTCATTCTTCACCTGTGTAattttaggaattggatttggagGGAATATTTGGTCCAATCAAAATCCTTGTAGGAATATTTGGTCCAATCAAAATCTTTTGAGGGAATATTTTTCTCTAATCAGGAGAGAGTATTTGGCTTATCCACTTTCATTTGATTGATTCTAGAATTGGAGGGAATTTTTGGttaaatcaaaaccaaagatTTGGATACATACTCAGTTGTACATCCCAAGATTAAGGTTTATCCAAGATTATGCACGTTGGCTAAGGTTTATTCAAGATTAAAAAAGCGAAAAATTAGCCTCGCAACATTGTCTTGGTGCATACGCTGTTGATCTCTCCGTTACAGATTTTCCAGGAGCAATAAATAAATTAGGAACAACCAAGCTGGTCTTACGGGATCGAGAGATTTCATATTTTCAAGAAACACAAACCTAGGTCATTTAATTGTTTAATTAGGAATTAATATGGGTATTTTAGGAAAGATTTTCCtctttttgttatttcttaataTACGTGAAAACTCCTAAAACAGCAACTAAatcggaacggagggagtattatttcttttctaactaattccgcggttaatccgcatccggtccgTATCACCCGTTGATCCGCGGATGTCAAATCCGCAGGTGATTGGGtcggacacggttggattttccaaatccgcaactttgacggtttggacgCGGGTGAccctaatccgcatccgtccgCCCGTTGCACACCCTAACCACCAGATGCCAAGTTTGATTCAGATTGCGAGACAGGCCCAAGCAAAGAAGGTGAAAGTTGTAAAAGAACgactttttagggaccatggtttttttgaggggaccatggttttattaggccaccttccctatagttataaggggtgtcctaaagcattgaaatgactaacctacccttaacctaatttaatttaaaaccaacccaatgaccacctatatatatataaccaccaccacctcccagcATCGCCGATtatgaccaccaccaccaccgcccaccaccgccgattaccaccaccaccaccacctccgattatcaccaccaccaaccaccgattaccaccaccaccacctccaattatcaccaccaccaaccaccgattaccaccatctCCCACCATCGCcggttaccaccaccaccacctccgattatcaccaccaccaaccaccgattaccaccaccaccacctcccaccaccgccgttaccaccacctcctcctccgattatcaccaccaccaaccaccgattaccaccaccacctccgattaccaccaccaccactatatatatatagcttaatttaaaacattaacaaagatattctcacaaacccattacttgtcattcgtttttggttgaataaatgagaagtaatcattaaaatgagttgaaaatggaagttgcggagaggtttaatggagggttttttttcagagaaaagttcggttatcacgaattaattttttcttaaccgaactcagagttcggttgattcgcaaaaaatacctttaaccgaactccttgtattaaaacaacagaagtccataagttcagttccttcgcaaaataaggatatcaccgaactttagtttacgaaaataatgagaagtccacaagttcggttcgttcgcaaaaatgttaagttttctttgtaaccgaactctacctttgaaacttcgtaaccgaactctacctaattcgccaagaaataaatttcgtagtaaccgtacgtttgcctaattgcatatatgcatatataagtccagttcggttgattcgcaaaatatgttgaagtttgcgaaccaaccgaacttctaacactaggttacttttaaactgcagttcggttgggaacttggttggattgaagtttgcgaactaaccgaacacacaagatgtaccaaaataaattgttaagttcaaagttcggttacctaccattttatcctaggtaaccgaacattacactgtacgaccaaaacctccattaacgagcgagttcggtaacctgcgtgtttggaaaacgtaaccgaactacactttcaggtgtgttcggttacaggttcttgacatatggtaaccgaactgtcccaaatctacataaaaaatttcatttttttttgaaagtttggagcaattcaaccaacattatctaagtttgaagcatacctgggtactcAAATACCCTTCCCCCGGttatggttggtaaaatccatcgtttttcatgttttccttcttcgtcttctctaactttactctctcaataattctacttcttaaaaaaaaaaccatctgattttttaatcttactaattatctttaacttaatcatctcactaatcattacactaactattattaacactaactaatcatcacccaaaattaatcaggagggtaatttaggtattaatataaatatctacataaggggtgacctagatttacttctaatgtctttacccaaaataaaatcatgatcccaccgaaaaaaccatgatcccaaaaaaacGTTCTTGTAAAATAGGCTCGTGGATTCAACGACTAACAGGCTTTAGCCTCCCATAAGGGGTCCGTCAGTGGAAAGAAAGAAAAACCTTAATCGGCGCCTTCTATATCACCCCCTCCGTGAAGCCCGAAAACCCTCAGTATTCAGTTTGGTTTTTCGATAAAATTTAGATTTTCCGATCAATGTCCAGTCAAATTTCCTGAAGACGAATCAAAACTCTCTGAAAATCGATCTCCGTGGTAGGTATGTATTCTCCTCTTcaataaaaccctaaaactaatTCAAATTTCCTGATTTTTCAGTCTTTCTCTTCACCCATTTTTCTTTATCGTTTCTTTTTTCAGTTGCAGTTATTGATTCAACAAAACGTACCGCTGTTCTCACTGCGGCTATTAGTGGCAAACTAAACCAACTCAAAAGTAAGattaattgaaagaaaaaaatcaagaacATCTTTTAATTTTTACTGTCAgatttttttacattttttttttgttaaaaatcagatttgattgcaaaatatgatgatggaAGTGGGTTAGGAAAGACTGTGATGAGTGTGAAAGATGATAATGGAATAGGAGTTATTCATTTTGCTGCTGTAGAAGGGAAGTTAAATGTTCTCAAATACTTGATTGAGGAATTGAAACTTGATGTCAATATGAAATTTAAATGTTCTAAAGGTATGAAGGTATGAATTGAAAGGTATGAATTGAAATTTTCAGGCAAAAATTGTTCTAAAGGTATGAATTGAAATTTTCAGGCAAAaattgaaagtatcacttttcctgaaaaggAGGTAGTTTTTTTAGGGCTTAGTTTAAGAATGGGGAATTATTGTGTTGTGTCTTAATGCTAATGTTGTTGTTGACAGGGAGATCTCCGTTGTTGCATGCAACAATGGCTGGGCATATGAACATTGTTGAATATCTGCTTGGAAAGGGTGCTGATCCTAAGACATCAGACCCCAAAGGTTATAGTCCTTGGCATTGCGCTGCTGAAAAAGGTATACTACATTTCTTAAAAGTAACATACAATTATTCTTTGGATTTCAAATTTTGGTGCATTGTTTTTGAATTTTCTCTTGTGTTGCATGGTTTCTTTAGATGTTTCTTTCATAACCACAAAAGAGAACTCTATTGTGTAACGAGTTTGTTCTTGCTTGAATGCTCTAAATAACTCTAAGGTACCAGCCATTCCCTGTGAAAAAATAGGGTCACGATAGGCGTGGCGAGCCAGCGATAGACCAATAGAAGGCGAGAGCAGTACCAAGTTGGGTGATCGCTTGAGAAGTCCTCTTGTACCTTTGTTTGGTTAAAAACTTAAACCAGCCATTTCCTTAAGAAAGGGCGGGAGCAGTACCAAGACGGGTGActgcttgggaagtcctcgtaTTTCCTTGGCTTTCTAGCCTACCCCAACTTGTTTGAGACTAAAGgcttagaggaagaagaagaattataggATGATTGTTTTAACTGTTCtgcatcttttttcttttctgtgcATGGAATCTAATGCGAGGTCACATGCAGGATACAAGGATATACTTACCAAATTACTCTCAAAAGGTGTTGATGTAAATGCTGCTTGTGAAAATGGCACACCCCTAGCTAATGCTGCTGCTCACGGGAAACTCGAGGCGATACAGATTTTGTTGGATAATAATGCAAATGTGAGTTAGTGCTACCCGTTCTTCATGAAAACGTGCGCAGTTGTGAATTATCTACATATCAAACCCTTGTCTCTTATTTACCCAGAGTTTGACACTATGTATTAGGATATGTTTTGTTCGTTTTATCTCTAGAACAACTATTCTAATTTAGTGAACAGAGGATACAGGAGTTTCATTCAACGTCATACTCTAGTGAGGGTTCTAATTATCCTTTCACTTGACCGAAAGTAACTTGAGATTAAATTTAAGGCTGAATACTCATTGGTTCTTAATTTGGTTAGTCAACCATGAAGTGGATAGCTAAAGTAACCTCttctttttgttatttcttttcccacTGTGCATAGCTAAATAatctagctttttttttttttttttgtcaatgcAGCCTGATTTATCTTCTGGCCGTTCGTTTACACCACTGACGGGGTCCATTGTATCTGGTCTACCCCAATCATTGCGATGCGTCGAGCTTTTACTTGAGGTAGCAAATCCAATCACCCTGCTACAAGCTTGTCCCTGGGAGTTTTCATAGCACTAGCTGCAATTGCGTTTTTAATGTCAGCACTTATTACTTCTCTTTCATCACATATCTAATAAATTTAGTCAATTTCACATTTTAGCTGGAGTTTTCTTTGATGCAGAATTAAGATGTGAATGTGTAATCGATTTGATACCGAACATCAGGGACGGACCCAAGTTTTTCTCCTGGGTAGGGCTATAATATCAGGTTCACCGTTAGGCGGACGAAGGCcgccgtttttttttttcaagctgTCTATATGACTGGTAGAATGCATGAGCAAATTAAATCCCTTAACATAATGACCTTCAAGGTCAACGTTGTgacaatcttctttaatcttcacaagCTTTAGATCGATATATCAAATCCAATCAATACCTGATCCGGGACGTATTTAGGTCTTATTACGCGAGTCTTGATACTGGTCCATATTCTTAATTGAGTCTGTTAGGATTACCTTAATTCTGTTAGATTGTTAGTTTGTTGGGTCTAATTAGTTGGAAGGAACTCTGCTGATAATCGAAAGGAATTACCAAGAGGATATTTAGGAGTTTAGATTGTTAGGATAAACTACACATATACTATCTAATAGTTTAAATAGTCGTCGTTTCTGTGTTGGGAAACAGCTTGGATTAGCTCGACTAATGTTTACAGTCAAAGTAAGTTTTCTTTGGTTCGTAAACCTTTTTATTATTGATTCCGTATCTTGAATTTCTGTTTATTATCGTTGCATCAACTCTTAGATTAGAGTCTGTTTTGGAGTGCAGTCTCCCTGTTACTGTCAAATTACTGGGCTAACagggaaaaataaacaaactataTGCACTGGATTTTTTTCTTACCAAATTAAGGGACGGGCTATAGCCCGGgttagccccttgctaggcccgtccctgcCGAACATACAACCAAGAGCAAATAGATTGTAGGTGTAGATGTATATACGCAGTATAGGAGATCCCAGAGTTCCTTAAACCAAAGAAGCAGAGTAAAAAACAGATTTGAGATTTCAGAGATGGTGATTCTGTTTTCTGTAGAAGTTGCTCCCCAGATTTGTCAAAAATTTCTCTTAGCAGGTTCTAGTAGTGGTTCAATACGTTTTGAATGAATAAGTTGCTTTACTGTTTAGCAAATTGGTGTAGTATTGATAAATTAAGTACTCACCACTCGGTATGATCCTACTGAGTACTTAAGTGTTTTTTGATGCTTGCGTAATATGTTAATATATAAACATTCTACCTCCTTTAATTTTTTAGGCTGGTGCCAACCCGGATGGTGGATCGTACGGAGTAACACGTCTGATAGCTGCTGCAAGTGATGGGTTAACAGAAATCATCAAGCGCTTAATTCAAGCTGGTGCTAATCCAGATGTTACAAATCGTGTAATGTTATCTGACCTTCACATATTTCATTTATCTCTATCTTCACTATATCGATGTAGTCGACCCATTTTTGCTCTCTACACGCAACCTCAATTCATCCGGATGACATGCTTTGTTGCATTTATTCCCGATGTAACATGTACAGATACTCGAGGAAAATTTCCTCACCATCTAGGTGATCCATGAAAAGGATCAAGTCATTTTCTAATGCAGAGTTAGAAAGTGTCCAGACTGATCATCCATCATTTGGTCTACCAAATTTAACATTAGTATACTAATACACCGCTGTATGATAATATTGATTAAGGTACCCTTTTGAACATCGATGCGACCTTATCTCATAAGCAGCAAGTAAGCAACCTTTTATTAATGCTTCTCTAGAGCACAGCTTTCTGGATGTATAAAATGGCTCCA
Above is a genomic segment from Papaver somniferum cultivar HN1 chromosome 10, ASM357369v1, whole genome shotgun sequence containing:
- the LOC113318115 gene encoding 26S proteasome non-ATPase regulatory subunit 10-like isoform X1; translation: MSVKDDNGIGVIHFAAVEGKLNVLKYLIEELKLDVNMKFKCSKGRSPLLHATMAGHMNIVEYLLGKGADPKTSDPKGYSPWHCAAEKGYKDILTKLLSKGVDVNAACENGTPLANAAAHGKLEAIQILLDNNANPDLSSGRSFTPLTGSIVSGLPQSLRCVELLLEAGANPDGGSYGVTRLIAAASDGLTEIIKRLIQAGANPDVTNRYGLTPLEIAALNRCYNDVEILFPVTSRLPECVDWNIGGVIRHVQSDQAKEQRKLKVREKFDEAKLSGADAFKKQDYFEAMVRYSQANEIDPYDATILSNRSMCWARLKEGEEALEDANACISLRPDWPKAYYREGVAYNLLNKYTDARGAFLRGLKLSPDSQELKDAYREAIANSIK